The following proteins are encoded in a genomic region of Hoeflea phototrophica DFL-43:
- a CDS encoding creatininase family protein, with product MTRQSVTIAVLPLGAHEQHGPHLPFETDAVIAGAVAQRLAKTAPPGIKVEVLPLEPVGYSIEHMDVDGTQTLAFDEAVNRWIRIAGECADRGVRRLMLLNAHGGNSPLLTIVATEARVRFNMLVVATSWTRFGVPDEVISPDDKAYDIHAGDIETSVMLALRPELVRQEAIRDFPSSQQDFTARFKHLRAYGPHAFGWKMSDLNSDGAAGKASQASAAKGEALLDHAVAGLCELLDDMAQFDPDDLR from the coding sequence ATGACACGACAATCGGTGACGATCGCGGTCCTTCCACTTGGCGCCCATGAACAGCATGGGCCGCATCTTCCGTTCGAAACCGACGCGGTGATCGCAGGTGCGGTTGCGCAAAGGCTTGCCAAAACAGCACCGCCCGGCATCAAGGTCGAAGTTTTGCCACTGGAACCCGTCGGTTATTCGATCGAGCACATGGACGTTGACGGCACCCAGACGCTTGCTTTTGACGAGGCCGTCAACCGCTGGATCAGGATTGCCGGCGAATGTGCCGATAGGGGCGTAAGGCGGTTGATGTTGCTCAATGCCCATGGAGGCAACTCACCGCTGCTCACAATCGTCGCCACCGAGGCACGCGTGCGTTTCAACATGCTGGTGGTGGCAACCAGTTGGACTCGCTTCGGCGTTCCCGACGAGGTCATCTCGCCCGATGACAAGGCCTACGACATTCACGCAGGCGATATTGAAACATCCGTCATGCTTGCGCTCCGGCCGGAGCTGGTCCGGCAGGAGGCAATCCGGGACTTCCCCTCGAGCCAGCAAGATTTTACCGCGCGTTTTAAACACCTGCGCGCCTATGGTCCCCATGCATTCGGCTGGAAAATGTCAGACCTCAATTCGGACGGTGCCGCAGGCAAAGCATCTCAGGCCAGCGCCGCAAAGGGCGAGGCACTTCTTGATCACGCTGTCGCAGGGCTTTGCGAATTGCTGGACGACATGGCGCAGTTCGATCCCGATGATCTGCGCTAA
- a CDS encoding helix-turn-helix transcriptional regulator, producing MAIELTANNFIDLLLRGANLGILLLIIAHLALRPNYDALVVTGLFFCVTGMIEIVLNAPSILELLHDETLLLLSFQQIHFISMWWFVRALFDDHFCLRPRCLWPVGVSAPLVLAVSMVPFDVIWAFKMALVALNAGLLIHVIYKAISSRAGDLVDARRAFSLALAFTVPPFMLLVFAVNLMGVRGPLNTTFCLVCGVVYFLLALVFSFWLTRLKGELFERNSHGSNSMASSNAEMSSADRLELERVVKAVDGGLYLEPGLTIGGLADVLQVPEHRLRKLINRGLGYRNFAAFINDYRIAEAKRRLSDPELAREQIIQHAFSLGYASLAPFNRAFRERVGVSPTEYREEALGGVTTH from the coding sequence ATGGCAATCGAACTGACGGCAAACAATTTCATCGACCTGCTCCTGCGCGGAGCGAATTTGGGGATCCTGCTCCTGATCATCGCGCATTTGGCGCTGCGACCGAACTATGATGCCCTTGTGGTCACAGGACTGTTCTTCTGTGTCACAGGCATGATCGAGATCGTTCTGAATGCACCGTCAATTCTGGAGCTTCTCCACGATGAGACCTTGCTGTTGTTGTCGTTCCAGCAGATCCATTTCATATCCATGTGGTGGTTTGTTCGCGCGCTCTTCGATGACCATTTCTGTTTGAGGCCAAGATGCCTGTGGCCCGTTGGAGTGTCCGCTCCGTTGGTTCTCGCGGTTTCTATGGTGCCGTTTGACGTGATCTGGGCCTTCAAGATGGCGCTTGTTGCCCTGAATGCGGGACTGCTGATCCACGTGATCTACAAGGCGATCAGCAGTCGTGCAGGGGATCTTGTTGATGCGCGCCGCGCCTTCAGCCTCGCATTGGCTTTCACAGTGCCACCGTTTATGCTTTTGGTGTTCGCAGTCAATCTGATGGGCGTTCGTGGCCCGTTGAACACGACATTCTGTCTGGTGTGCGGAGTTGTCTACTTCCTGCTTGCGTTGGTTTTTTCCTTCTGGCTGACGAGGCTCAAAGGTGAATTGTTTGAGCGCAACAGCCATGGTTCAAACAGCATGGCTTCATCCAATGCCGAGATGTCGTCAGCGGACCGGCTGGAATTGGAGCGTGTGGTCAAGGCGGTGGATGGCGGGCTCTATCTCGAACCCGGCCTGACCATCGGCGGGCTGGCAGACGTGCTGCAGGTTCCGGAACACCGTCTGCGAAAGTTGATCAATCGCGGGCTCGGTTACCGCAATTTTGCGGCCTTCATAAATGACTACCGGATTGCGGAGGCCAAGCGGCGGCTTTCCGATCCCGAGCTTGCGCGCGAGCAGATTATCCAACACGCTTTCAGTCTCGGTTATGCTTCGCTGGCTCCGTTCAACCGGGCGTTTCGCGAGCGTGTCGGCGTCAGCCCGACCGAGTACCGGGAAGAGGCCCTGGGTGGTGTGACGACACACTGA
- a CDS encoding CobW family GTP-binding protein: MTMSEAPAPIPVTVLTGYLGAGKTTLLNRILTESHGKRYAVIVNEFGEIGIDNDLIVESDEEIYEMNNGCVCCTVRGDLIRVVEGLMRRPGRFDAIIVETTGLADPAPVAQTFFMDDDVRSKTRLDAVVALVDARHLPARLKDSREAEDQIAFADVVLLNKTDLVSPEELEAVERIVRAINPSARIHRTERASVALDAVLDRGAFDLSRALDNDPHFLDHDDPDHVCTPDCDHDHSHDHHGHDHHHAHDHDGHGHKHAAPAAIHDLTIESISLRTGPLNPKRFFPWIEKITQIDGPKILRLKGIIAFDGDDDRYVVQGVHMIVEGDHQRAWKDDEKRESRIVFIGRDLDREKLERTFLACQA; this comes from the coding sequence ATGACCATGAGCGAAGCCCCCGCCCCCATCCCCGTGACCGTGCTGACAGGCTATCTCGGAGCCGGAAAGACCACCTTGCTCAACCGGATTCTCACCGAGTCCCATGGCAAGCGCTATGCTGTTATCGTCAATGAGTTCGGCGAAATCGGCATCGACAACGATCTCATCGTCGAATCCGATGAAGAGATCTACGAGATGAACAATGGCTGCGTCTGCTGCACCGTTCGCGGCGATCTCATCCGGGTTGTCGAAGGTCTGATGCGCCGGCCCGGCCGTTTTGATGCAATCATCGTTGAAACCACCGGCCTCGCCGACCCGGCACCCGTGGCGCAGACTTTCTTCATGGATGATGATGTCCGCTCCAAGACCAGGCTCGATGCTGTGGTAGCGCTGGTCGATGCGCGTCATCTGCCGGCCCGTCTCAAGGACAGCCGAGAGGCCGAAGATCAGATCGCCTTTGCTGACGTCGTGCTCCTGAACAAGACCGATCTGGTTTCACCCGAAGAGCTTGAAGCGGTCGAACGCATCGTCCGCGCGATCAACCCGTCAGCCCGCATACACCGCACGGAACGCGCTTCGGTCGCTCTTGATGCGGTGCTCGATCGCGGTGCCTTCGATCTGAGCCGGGCACTCGACAATGATCCGCATTTTCTCGATCACGACGACCCGGACCATGTTTGCACACCGGATTGCGACCATGATCACAGCCACGATCACCATGGACATGATCATCATCATGCTCACGACCACGACGGACATGGCCACAAGCACGCGGCTCCCGCCGCAATTCATGACCTGACCATTGAGTCGATCTCGCTTCGCACAGGCCCGCTCAACCCGAAGAGGTTCTTCCCCTGGATCGAGAAGATCACCCAGATAGACGGACCCAAGATTCTCAGGCTCAAAGGCATCATCGCCTTTGATGGCGATGATGACCGCTATGTGGTTCAGGGCGTGCACATGATTGTCGAAGGCGACCATCAGCGCGCCTGGAAAGACGATGAAAAGCGCGAAAGCCGCATCGTCTTCATCGGTCGTGACCTCGACCGCGAAAAGCTGGAACGCACCTTCCTGGCCTGCCAGGCCTGA
- a CDS encoding DUF1007 family protein, which yields MPALAALAALLIPGTAAAHPHIFAEARLEVETSANGQIAELRHVWRFDEVFSSSVMLDFDRNGNFELDREELASISEVVTDSLKDFDYYTSLTVNGGDMDIELPEAIKVAFQDGQLLMFFAVLPKQPLPMSGTIAIGVFDPTMYAALDFMTDDDMVVTGAGAKKCASQVVRPDPDEVIAQNQGSLTEAFFNEPTGNDLSKLFATRLELDCK from the coding sequence ATGCCCGCCCTGGCAGCACTTGCTGCGCTTCTCATCCCTGGAACTGCGGCGGCACATCCTCACATCTTTGCCGAAGCGCGGCTCGAGGTGGAGACATCCGCAAACGGGCAGATAGCGGAATTGCGCCATGTCTGGCGCTTTGACGAGGTGTTCTCCTCAAGCGTGATGCTGGATTTCGATCGCAACGGCAATTTCGAACTCGACCGTGAGGAATTGGCCAGCATCAGCGAGGTCGTCACCGACTCCCTGAAGGATTTCGACTACTACACCTCATTGACGGTCAATGGTGGCGACATGGACATTGAACTGCCCGAGGCAATCAAGGTGGCATTCCAGGACGGTCAGCTGCTGATGTTCTTCGCGGTTCTGCCCAAGCAGCCCTTGCCCATGTCAGGCACGATTGCCATTGGTGTTTTCGACCCGACCATGTACGCGGCTCTGGATTTCATGACCGACGATGACATGGTGGTGACAGGTGCTGGAGCAAAGAAATGCGCGAGCCAGGTTGTCCGCCCCGATCCGGATGAAGTGATTGCGCAAAATCAGGGCTCACTGACCGAAGCCTTTTTCAATGAGCCCACCGGCAACGATCTTTCGAAACTGTTCGCCACCCGGCTCGAACTGGATTGCAAATGA
- a CDS encoding MarR family winged helix-turn-helix transcriptional regulator, which translates to MTKRESQAEALVLVNQVARNARTVLSRYLLDLGLYAGQDGVMLALDDQDGQTPGAIAISLGVKAPTITKTIGRLAAQGFVRREGSPDDGRMLLVFLTDAGRDQIKAVRKAQRRTEKAAFAGLKKKDTAELLELLAKMDANIAKTLNVETVIAGLEPDDDDDGAADQDTTTTGESAAPQTD; encoded by the coding sequence ATGACGAAGCGGGAAAGCCAGGCCGAAGCGCTGGTGCTGGTCAACCAGGTTGCGCGCAACGCCAGAACCGTTTTGTCGCGTTACCTGCTCGATCTGGGGCTCTATGCCGGTCAGGACGGGGTGATGCTGGCTCTCGACGATCAGGATGGCCAGACACCCGGCGCGATAGCCATATCGCTTGGGGTCAAGGCGCCTACCATCACCAAGACCATCGGTCGGCTCGCTGCCCAGGGTTTTGTGCGGCGCGAGGGCTCGCCGGACGACGGCCGCATGCTGCTGGTGTTCCTTACCGATGCCGGTCGCGATCAGATCAAGGCTGTTCGCAAGGCGCAGCGACGGACGGAAAAGGCCGCTTTTGCTGGGCTGAAGAAAAAGGATACCGCGGAATTGCTCGAATTGCTGGCCAAGATGGACGCCAATATTGCCAAAACGCTGAATGTTGAAACTGTGATAGCTGGTCTTGAACCTGACGATGATGATGACGGTGCCGCTGACCAAGATACGACGACCACAGGCGAAAGTGCCGCGCCGCAAACAGATTGA
- a CDS encoding NAD(P)/FAD-dependent oxidoreductase, producing MLRTDTLIIGAGLAGLTAARHLRDSNIDVVVIEKSRSPGGRMSTRRSDYGNFDHGAQYFTSRTPEFTALVNQLVENGDIAPWQPKGKDSTWPWWVGQPGMSAMGKALAGGLDIRFQAQVSGINRIDDGYSVEIEAADNASNAISAARVVAAIPAPQAASLLVPLDPAFTAIEQVVMAPCWAAMVAFDTSPAAVPDILRGDPADPLALIARNSSKPGRNGETFVLHASPAWSRERLEDKKEVVADDLLAAMRHAVAPYTILPEPVHCIAHRWRHALTETALDAPFITNTDSTLLACGDWCIGGRIEAAHQSGLAASRHIVSM from the coding sequence ATGCTCCGCACCGATACTTTGATCATCGGCGCCGGCCTCGCCGGGCTGACCGCAGCAAGGCACCTGCGCGACAGTAACATCGATGTGGTGGTGATCGAAAAGTCGCGGTCTCCTGGCGGACGAATGTCGACCCGGCGCAGTGATTACGGCAATTTCGATCATGGTGCCCAGTATTTTACCAGCCGCACGCCGGAGTTCACCGCTCTGGTCAATCAGCTTGTCGAGAATGGCGATATCGCTCCATGGCAACCGAAGGGAAAGGACAGCACATGGCCCTGGTGGGTCGGTCAACCTGGCATGTCTGCCATGGGCAAGGCGCTGGCAGGCGGTCTCGATATCCGGTTCCAGGCCCAGGTGTCGGGGATCAACCGCATTGATGATGGGTACAGCGTCGAGATTGAAGCAGCAGACAACGCCAGCAACGCGATATCGGCCGCACGGGTCGTTGCCGCCATTCCCGCACCGCAGGCAGCATCCCTTCTGGTTCCACTTGATCCGGCATTCACCGCAATCGAGCAAGTGGTGATGGCACCTTGCTGGGCCGCAATGGTCGCCTTTGATACCAGTCCGGCTGCAGTTCCGGACATACTCCGCGGGGATCCAGCAGATCCACTGGCGCTGATCGCGCGGAACAGCTCCAAGCCCGGACGAAACGGCGAAACCTTTGTCCTTCACGCCTCACCCGCATGGAGCCGAGAGCGGCTGGAGGATAAAAAGGAAGTGGTTGCCGACGACCTTCTGGCGGCCATGCGCCACGCCGTTGCTCCCTACACAATCTTGCCCGAACCGGTTCATTGCATTGCGCACCGCTGGCGCCATGCCCTGACCGAAACAGCTTTGGATGCGCCCTTCATCACCAATACGGACAGCACGCTTCTGGCTTGCGGCGACTGGTGCATTGGCGGGCGGATCGAAGCCGCGCATCAATCCGGACTGGCCGCGTCCCGCCACATAGTGTCAATGTGA
- a CDS encoding GNAT family N-acetyltransferase: MSVIDLVSSQQKFVVQAEQPKDCVAREALLDRAMGPGRKRKSSEKLRRGRLPSRDLALVARDSSGRVVGTVRLWDVAAGGKPLQLLGPLAVDPAHAGFGIGSALMRHAVSTACRLGHGGIVLVGDSAYYKKFGFSAAKTDGLMMPGPVERERFLALELRHGYLEVAAGLLVAMGPVSQRRSSGGQKLKQADVRAGLA, translated from the coding sequence ATGAGCGTCATTGATCTCGTTTCATCGCAGCAGAAATTTGTGGTTCAAGCGGAACAGCCGAAGGATTGTGTTGCCCGTGAAGCGTTGCTCGATCGGGCGATGGGGCCGGGGCGCAAGCGGAAATCCTCAGAGAAACTCCGGCGCGGTCGCCTGCCGTCGCGGGATCTTGCGTTGGTTGCGCGGGACAGCAGCGGTCGGGTCGTTGGCACCGTTCGGCTTTGGGATGTGGCAGCTGGAGGTAAGCCGCTGCAGTTGCTCGGACCACTGGCTGTGGATCCAGCACACGCCGGTTTCGGCATCGGATCGGCTTTGATGCGCCATGCGGTAAGTACTGCATGCCGCTTGGGCCATGGTGGGATCGTTCTTGTTGGGGATTCCGCCTACTACAAGAAGTTCGGCTTCTCGGCAGCGAAGACTGACGGGCTGATGATGCCCGGCCCGGTGGAGCGCGAACGCTTTCTGGCGCTGGAGCTCAGGCACGGTTATCTTGAAGTTGCTGCAGGCCTGCTGGTTGCGATGGGGCCGGTTTCGCAAAGACGAAGTTCCGGTGGGCAGAAACTGAAACAGGCGGATGTCCGCGCCGGTTTAGCCTGA
- a CDS encoding LysR family transcriptional regulator — protein MDTLTRIRAFIDVVEAEGFSAAARKVGRSKALLSKYVRELEDDLGALLLNRTTRQFSLTEAGHTYYRSASDILKEIDNLADLVREGSKDLKGKIRISAPRTFVDAAVGQSLIDFAAAHPDVTLEIISDDRFVDLVEEGYDLAIRITRLEDSGLIARKLSTFSLIACASPEFLEKTGPITHPSQLADVPCIIDTNGRFLNNWRFDNPDGSSASVTVSGSFEVNSPLAAMRAAEAGMGVTILPDFVFREREKTGTLKPILTEFLPTDRGIYAIYPHRRYLPAKVRAFVDFLTQWFKSNQYK, from the coding sequence ATGGACACACTCACACGCATTCGTGCCTTCATTGATGTGGTGGAAGCTGAGGGGTTTTCTGCGGCGGCCCGAAAGGTTGGCCGCTCCAAGGCACTGTTGTCGAAATATGTCCGGGAGTTGGAGGATGATCTCGGCGCGCTGCTGCTCAACCGCACCACACGGCAGTTCTCCCTGACCGAGGCGGGGCATACCTATTACCGTTCCGCCTCTGACATCCTCAAGGAAATCGACAATCTGGCCGATCTCGTGCGCGAGGGCTCAAAGGACCTCAAGGGCAAGATCCGGATTTCGGCACCGCGAACATTCGTGGACGCCGCTGTGGGCCAATCACTGATTGACTTTGCCGCCGCTCATCCAGACGTGACGCTTGAAATCATCTCCGACGACCGCTTTGTCGATCTTGTCGAGGAAGGCTACGATCTGGCGATCCGGATCACGCGGCTTGAGGATTCGGGACTGATCGCGCGCAAACTGTCGACATTCTCTCTCATCGCCTGCGCATCTCCCGAGTTTCTCGAAAAGACCGGCCCGATCACCCATCCTTCGCAATTGGCGGATGTCCCCTGTATCATCGATACCAATGGCCGTTTCCTGAACAATTGGCGGTTTGACAATCCGGATGGGTCATCGGCTTCGGTGACCGTTTCAGGCAGTTTCGAAGTCAACAGTCCACTTGCCGCGATGCGCGCAGCCGAAGCCGGTATGGGCGTCACCATCCTTCCCGACTTTGTGTTTCGCGAGCGTGAGAAGACCGGGACACTAAAACCCATCTTGACGGAGTTTCTGCCCACCGACCGCGGAATCTACGCGATTTACCCGCATCGGCGATACCTTCCGGCAAAGGTCCGTGCCTTTGTGGACTTCCTGACCCAATGGTTCAAGTCAAACCAATACAAATAA
- a CDS encoding WD40 repeat domain-containing protein, whose product MPTVAPVDLDDHCLAVTFLGEVPTFAMASGLVVRLDHGTHRHELHDGLLTATPSWNGKALISGGEDGKVMQLDADGTETELRGPARKWVSAVAPGPQNAVAFSEGKNVTVLLADKTERHFEEARTVEGLAFAPKGLRIAMARYNGVSLAFVNGNAPALDFEWKGAHNQVLFSPDGRFLVTAMQENALHGWKLDGKPGGEQRHMRMTGYPAKVKSLSWSSKGKWLASSGAPSAIVWPFSGKDGPMGKAPLELGQRADTMVTCVAFHPIEDLVAIGFGDGMVLAVRIADSKEALLRRPGQGPISALAWNKPGRLLAFGSQAGDCGVVDIAG is encoded by the coding sequence ATGCCGACAGTCGCGCCCGTCGACCTCGACGATCATTGCCTCGCAGTCACCTTCCTTGGCGAGGTGCCAACCTTTGCGATGGCCTCCGGATTGGTTGTCCGGCTTGATCATGGCACCCATCGCCATGAACTCCATGACGGTTTGCTCACCGCCACACCGAGCTGGAATGGAAAGGCACTGATCAGCGGCGGTGAGGACGGCAAGGTCATGCAGCTTGACGCAGATGGCACCGAGACCGAACTGCGTGGCCCGGCGCGCAAATGGGTGTCGGCTGTTGCGCCAGGACCACAAAACGCCGTCGCGTTTTCGGAAGGCAAGAATGTCACCGTGCTGCTTGCGGACAAGACCGAGCGGCACTTTGAGGAGGCCCGCACCGTCGAGGGGCTCGCTTTCGCACCCAAGGGCCTGCGCATCGCCATGGCACGTTACAACGGGGTCTCGCTGGCGTTCGTGAACGGCAATGCACCTGCGCTGGATTTCGAATGGAAGGGCGCACACAATCAGGTGCTGTTCAGCCCCGATGGCCGCTTTTTGGTAACAGCCATGCAGGAAAACGCGCTGCACGGCTGGAAACTTGACGGCAAGCCAGGTGGCGAACAGCGCCATATGCGCATGACCGGTTACCCCGCCAAGGTCAAATCCCTGTCATGGTCGAGCAAGGGCAAATGGCTGGCTTCTTCCGGTGCACCATCGGCCATCGTCTGGCCTTTTTCCGGCAAGGACGGGCCTATGGGCAAAGCGCCTCTGGAGCTCGGACAACGTGCCGACACCATGGTGACCTGTGTGGCCTTCCATCCCATCGAGGATCTGGTGGCCATCGGTTTCGGCGACGGAATGGTGTTGGCGGTTCGTATCGCCGACAGCAAGGAAGCACTTCTGCGCCGACCCGGCCAGGGGCCCATCAGCGCATTGGCCTGGAACAAACCAGGCCGCCTGCTCGCATTCGGATCACAAGCAGGCGACTGTGGTGTTGTCGACATCGCAGGCTGA
- a CDS encoding glyoxalase superfamily protein, translating to MWLVVEAANSTSTIHLDGHPDYTGNADEITPRVRTLPNTLHAAVGNRAGPEQLTPGARVTGAYLGQPFSARIVGVQALTSAPGSYRVSLDLDEAVDVVTFDSFSSFRKRVNGVIGKEGVSRERTSNGRPQLELSWS from the coding sequence GTGTGGCTCGTAGTTGAAGCTGCTAACTCCACCTCGACCATACACCTCGATGGCCACCCAGATTACACCGGCAATGCCGATGAAATTACACCACGTGTACGGACACTACCGAACACTCTGCATGCTGCAGTCGGAAACCGTGCCGGCCCGGAGCAGCTGACACCGGGTGCCAGGGTGACCGGGGCCTATCTTGGACAGCCATTCAGTGCCCGCATTGTTGGCGTCCAGGCCCTGACTTCGGCACCTGGCAGCTACCGGGTGTCACTGGATCTCGATGAAGCCGTTGATGTGGTTACCTTCGACAGTTTCTCGTCGTTCAGGAAACGGGTCAATGGTGTGATCGGCAAGGAGGGTGTCAGCCGCGAGCGGACATCCAATGGCCGGCCGCAACTGGAGCTGTCCTGGTCCTGA
- the odc2 gene encoding ornithine/lysine decarboxylase — protein MTTARILDFLRTRRPDGPCLVVDLDVVRDNFVSFRKALPDSSIYYAVKANPAPEILRLLAGLGSNFDCASVAEIEMALKAGATSARVSYGNTIKKERDIARAHALGVTLFAVDSHEEVEKIARAAPGARVFCRVLTDGEGAEWPLSRKFGCVPQMAVDVLVYAHQLGLVSHGVSFHVGSQMTKLDAWDAALSDARRVFDKLAQQGIHLKMVNMGGGFPTRYLKDIPTAQAYGQAIHGSLRKHFGNNIPETIIEPGRGMVGNAGAIKAEVVLVSRKSDEDDVRWVFLDIGKFGGLAETMDEAIRYSIVTPRDGDEMEPCVLAGPTCDSADVLYEKTPYPMPVSLTIGDEVLIEGTGAYTTTYSAVAFNGFEPLRSYVI, from the coding sequence ATGACGACTGCACGTATTCTTGATTTTCTGCGCACCCGACGTCCCGATGGCCCTTGCCTGGTGGTTGACCTTGATGTTGTCCGGGACAATTTCGTCTCGTTCCGCAAGGCGCTTCCCGACAGCTCGATCTATTATGCTGTGAAAGCAAACCCTGCCCCGGAAATCCTGCGGCTGCTTGCCGGCCTTGGCTCCAATTTCGATTGTGCCTCGGTTGCCGAGATTGAAATGGCATTGAAAGCAGGCGCTACATCGGCGCGCGTTTCCTATGGCAACACCATCAAGAAAGAACGCGATATTGCCCGCGCGCATGCGCTGGGCGTGACGCTTTTTGCTGTCGACAGCCATGAGGAAGTCGAGAAAATTGCCCGTGCAGCCCCTGGCGCCCGAGTGTTCTGCCGCGTGCTGACTGACGGCGAAGGTGCGGAATGGCCGCTCTCGCGCAAGTTCGGCTGTGTGCCACAGATGGCTGTGGATGTTCTGGTCTATGCGCACCAGCTGGGTCTGGTGTCGCACGGCGTCTCTTTCCACGTCGGATCGCAGATGACGAAGCTTGATGCCTGGGATGCGGCGCTCAGCGATGCACGCCGAGTGTTCGACAAGCTGGCGCAGCAGGGCATTCATCTGAAGATGGTCAATATGGGTGGCGGTTTCCCGACCCGTTATCTCAAGGACATTCCAACCGCCCAGGCCTATGGCCAGGCAATCCACGGATCGCTGCGCAAGCATTTCGGCAACAACATTCCCGAAACCATCATCGAGCCGGGGCGCGGCATGGTCGGCAATGCAGGCGCGATCAAGGCTGAAGTCGTGCTTGTGTCGCGCAAGTCCGACGAGGATGATGTGCGCTGGGTGTTTCTCGACATCGGCAAGTTCGGCGGGCTGGCCGAAACGATGGATGAAGCGATCCGTTATTCGATCGTCACACCGCGCGATGGGGACGAGATGGAGCCCTGCGTGCTCGCTGGCCCGACCTGCGATTCCGCTGATGTTCTTTATGAGAAGACGCCCTATCCGATGCCGGTTTCGCTGACCATCGGCGACGAGGTGCTGATTGAAGGCACCGGCGCTTACACCACCACCTATTCTGCGGTGGCGTTCAACGGGTTTGAACCCTTGCGATCCTACGTGATCTGA